A region of Rhizorhabdus wittichii RW1 DNA encodes the following proteins:
- a CDS encoding regulatory protein, LuxR (PFAM: regulatory protein, LuxR): MTAGRSFDQHDWLRDPLAPPILLVEAGAGYDKTRWCETLRDRALEAGFTTLFIEPASTSASQLGELVDAAERGAGPLLLVIDGFDRAPDRRFGEAIADISARQRPGDRIAIASRNRIAIRFRRRWISGGAARVNEAALGFGRDQTAALFEGALPDNAVDMVLAWSEGWPTAVEAVHLGWQRKRRTHDANDMARLIDEIWPDVASYIEDEILSDLAAPQRDLMIRTAFLETFDGDLAHKLTGDASTWDVLDQLVDRHVLAADEGSDPSYRCHPLVRRRLESDLRKRGGEFRHLARKAAQIFWQRQDVQRAITCADLAGDGALAARWALSLDTAMFGVSRGGRELREVMQHVPVDILETKPRLALAHAFLAAKSGRIDVADRILQHVRTTELNGAAGSDRLLARDTAIVEVAIAMYDGRGFGGPALAALDMIEAVSYGDEGIRGFVENVRCAIAFDASDFPEALARYRNALHFYTCQNATNGLGYIHLHSGRIYAEMLNIEACARAYDHARQLFLEQRPQDEQSLRLIKPLQARLAYDQGRFEEAQRLSDGFAAEVGQGGYYWDALYLGFRTAAKLAARRHGDADARRTLDGAIEFARLNRIGHLEHLLLLERAALAPESDDVAHLLDRGPLHAASPLPWRIRDLRAVVRARRDAMAGDLDGALARLFAQLDECHVQGRQRSRIDLLIAASLLLDQGQRRERAIDMLHEATRLARKGHIVAPFIENGRDALALLSLLASGAVDGNGAGIGNDPFVSQVLALQDEAPSGPATLLNQRERDILRHLAEGMSNKLIARQLNISPETVRYYLKGIYEKYGLHGGYANRRALAHFVTQTSATHH, encoded by the coding sequence ATGACGGCCGGCCGCTCCTTCGATCAGCATGACTGGTTGCGCGATCCTTTGGCGCCGCCGATCCTGCTGGTGGAGGCCGGCGCCGGATACGACAAGACGCGCTGGTGCGAAACGCTGCGGGACCGGGCGCTGGAAGCCGGGTTCACCACGCTCTTCATCGAGCCCGCGTCCACATCGGCCAGCCAACTCGGAGAACTGGTCGATGCGGCCGAGCGCGGCGCCGGTCCGTTGCTGCTCGTCATCGACGGTTTCGATCGCGCACCCGACCGGCGGTTCGGCGAAGCGATCGCGGATATCAGCGCCCGGCAGCGCCCCGGTGACCGGATCGCCATCGCCTCGCGGAACCGGATTGCCATCCGCTTTCGGCGGCGCTGGATCAGCGGTGGCGCGGCGCGCGTGAACGAAGCCGCCCTCGGCTTCGGGCGCGACCAGACCGCCGCGCTGTTCGAGGGGGCCTTGCCCGACAACGCCGTCGACATGGTGCTGGCATGGAGCGAGGGCTGGCCTACGGCTGTCGAGGCGGTCCATCTCGGCTGGCAGCGAAAGCGCAGGACCCACGACGCGAACGACATGGCCCGGCTGATCGATGAGATCTGGCCGGACGTCGCCTCCTATATCGAAGACGAAATCCTGTCCGATCTCGCCGCACCCCAGCGCGACCTGATGATCCGGACCGCCTTCCTCGAAACCTTCGACGGCGATCTGGCCCATAAGCTCACGGGCGATGCCTCGACCTGGGATGTTCTGGACCAGCTCGTCGATCGTCATGTGCTGGCGGCGGACGAGGGTTCCGATCCCTCCTATCGCTGCCATCCCCTTGTGCGCCGCCGATTGGAGAGCGATCTCCGCAAGCGCGGCGGAGAGTTTCGCCATCTGGCACGAAAGGCCGCCCAGATCTTCTGGCAGCGGCAGGACGTGCAGCGGGCCATCACCTGCGCCGATCTCGCCGGTGACGGCGCCCTGGCCGCCCGCTGGGCGCTGTCGCTCGACACGGCGATGTTCGGCGTCTCCCGCGGCGGCAGGGAACTGCGCGAGGTCATGCAGCATGTCCCGGTCGACATTCTCGAAACCAAACCGCGCCTGGCCCTTGCCCATGCCTTCCTGGCCGCCAAAAGCGGCCGGATCGATGTCGCCGATCGCATCCTGCAGCATGTCCGCACGACGGAGCTGAATGGCGCCGCCGGATCCGACCGGCTGCTCGCCCGCGACACGGCGATCGTCGAGGTGGCCATCGCCATGTATGACGGCCGCGGCTTCGGCGGGCCGGCGCTGGCCGCGCTCGATATGATCGAAGCGGTCAGCTACGGCGACGAGGGCATTCGCGGCTTCGTGGAGAATGTCCGATGCGCCATCGCTTTCGATGCCAGCGACTTTCCCGAAGCCCTCGCCCGCTATCGCAACGCGCTTCATTTCTACACCTGCCAGAACGCCACCAATGGACTCGGCTACATCCATCTCCATTCGGGCAGGATCTACGCGGAAATGCTGAACATCGAGGCCTGCGCACGGGCCTATGACCATGCCCGGCAGCTCTTTCTGGAACAGCGCCCGCAGGACGAGCAGTCGCTGCGATTGATCAAGCCGCTGCAGGCCCGGCTTGCCTATGATCAGGGCCGGTTCGAGGAGGCGCAACGCCTCAGCGACGGCTTTGCGGCGGAAGTCGGCCAGGGCGGATATTATTGGGACGCCCTCTATCTGGGCTTCCGCACGGCGGCGAAGCTGGCCGCCCGCCGTCATGGCGACGCCGATGCGCGGCGGACGCTCGACGGAGCGATCGAGTTCGCCCGGCTGAACCGGATCGGCCATCTCGAACATCTCCTCCTGCTGGAACGAGCGGCCCTCGCGCCGGAAAGCGACGATGTCGCGCACCTGCTCGATCGCGGGCCGCTTCACGCAGCCTCCCCTCTTCCCTGGCGCATCCGCGATCTTCGCGCGGTCGTACGGGCGCGCCGCGACGCCATGGCCGGCGACCTCGACGGAGCCCTCGCCCGTCTCTTCGCCCAACTGGACGAATGCCATGTCCAGGGTCGCCAGCGGTCGCGGATCGACCTGTTGATCGCGGCCTCCCTGCTGCTCGATCAGGGACAGCGGCGCGAGCGTGCGATCGACATGTTGCACGAGGCGACCCGGCTGGCGCGCAAGGGCCATATCGTGGCCCCCTTCATCGAGAATGGACGGGATGCCCTGGCGCTGTTGTCCCTGCTTGCATCGGGGGCTGTCGACGGCAATGGGGCAGGGATCGGCAACGACCCGTTCGTCAGCCAGGTCCTTGCGCTCCAGGACGAGGCGCCATCGGGGCCCGCGACCCTCCTGAACCAGCGCGAGCGCGACATATTGCGCCACCTGGCCGAGGGCATGAGCAACAAGCTGATCGCCCGGCAGCTCAACATCTCGCCCGAGACGGTGCGCTATTATCTGAAGGGCATCTACGAGAAATATGGCCTGCACGGCGGCTATGCCAATCGCCGCGCGCTGGCCCATTTCGTGACGCAGACCAGCGCCACGCACCACTGA
- a CDS encoding gamma-glutamyltransferase (TIGRFAM: gamma-glutamyltransferase~PFAM: gamma-glutamyltranspeptidase) codes for MLHSVRSLRGMVTSPHHLASQAGLDVLKDGGSAAQAAVAVAACLAVVYPHMTSIGGDSFWLISEPDGDVWAIDACGRAAGNASLDRYAGRGEIPRRGPLAANTVAGTISGWAALLGTDAAHRDLRARLLRDAIAHARSGVVLTEVGAEILSSKSGELASQPGDYARIFEPAGRPLRVGEAFVQPALAVTLERLASDGFGDFYKGALARDMAADLADLGSPLSFADLAAHGAERVDPLCLRLRDARLFNLPPPTQGLASLLILALFDRMQAGLPDSFEHVHALVEATKQAFLIRDREVGDPAHMQLDYRALLADRGALDRMAASIDPARALPWPAPVGGGDTTWFAAADERGQVVSGIQSIFFEFGSGLVLPRTGVIWQNRGSSFRLADRGWNCLHPGRKPFHTLNPALAHFDDGRVMAYGTMGGEGQPQTQAAIFSRYARFGVPLQQAITAPRWLLGRAWGDVSTTLKLEDRFAPDLYRRLAEAGHDVELVKGFSSQMGHAGAIVRHPQGWLEGASDPRSDGSAAGW; via the coding sequence ATGCTGCACTCCGTTCGTTCGCTGAGAGGGATGGTCACCTCCCCTCACCATCTGGCCAGCCAGGCCGGCCTCGATGTTCTGAAAGACGGCGGGAGCGCCGCCCAGGCCGCGGTGGCCGTCGCGGCCTGCCTCGCCGTGGTCTATCCCCACATGACCAGCATCGGCGGCGACAGCTTCTGGCTGATATCCGAGCCAGACGGGGACGTGTGGGCGATCGACGCCTGCGGGCGGGCTGCCGGCAATGCCAGCCTCGACCGCTATGCCGGACGGGGCGAAATCCCGCGACGGGGCCCGCTGGCCGCGAACACCGTGGCTGGCACGATATCCGGCTGGGCCGCGCTGCTCGGTACGGATGCCGCCCATCGAGACCTGCGCGCGCGCCTCCTGCGCGATGCGATCGCCCACGCCCGCAGCGGCGTCGTGCTGACCGAAGTCGGCGCGGAGATCCTCAGTTCCAAGAGCGGGGAGCTGGCGAGCCAGCCAGGCGACTATGCCCGGATATTCGAACCTGCGGGCCGGCCGCTGCGCGTCGGGGAAGCATTTGTCCAACCGGCGCTGGCCGTCACCCTGGAACGGCTGGCCTCCGATGGCTTCGGCGATTTCTACAAGGGTGCGCTGGCCCGCGACATGGCCGCCGATCTGGCGGACCTGGGCAGCCCGCTCTCGTTCGCGGATCTCGCCGCGCACGGCGCCGAAAGGGTCGATCCTCTATGCCTGCGGCTGCGCGATGCGCGGCTGTTCAATCTGCCGCCGCCGACCCAGGGTCTCGCTTCGCTGCTCATCCTCGCGCTGTTCGATCGGATGCAGGCCGGCCTGCCCGACAGCTTCGAACATGTTCACGCGCTGGTCGAGGCGACCAAGCAGGCTTTCCTGATCCGCGACCGCGAGGTCGGGGACCCGGCCCATATGCAGCTCGACTATCGCGCCCTCCTCGCTGACCGGGGTGCGCTCGATCGCATGGCCGCGTCGATCGATCCGGCCCGCGCCTTGCCCTGGCCGGCGCCCGTGGGCGGCGGAGACACCACCTGGTTCGCGGCGGCGGACGAACGCGGGCAGGTCGTCAGCGGCATACAGAGCATCTTCTTCGAATTCGGCTCGGGCCTGGTGCTCCCGCGCACGGGGGTGATCTGGCAGAACCGCGGCAGCAGCTTCCGGCTCGCCGACCGGGGATGGAACTGCCTGCACCCCGGCCGCAAGCCGTTCCACACGCTCAATCCGGCCCTGGCCCATTTCGACGACGGCCGGGTCATGGCCTATGGCACCATGGGCGGTGAAGGGCAGCCGCAGACCCAGGCGGCGATATTCTCGCGCTATGCGCGGTTCGGCGTCCCGCTCCAACAGGCGATAACCGCCCCGCGCTGGCTGCTCGGCCGCGCCTGGGGCGATGTCAGCACCACGCTCAAGCTCGAGGATCGCTTCGCTCCGGACCTTTACCGCCGGCTCGCGGAAGCCGGGCATGACGTCGAGCTCGTCAAAGGCTTCTCGTCGCAGATGGGCCATGCCGGCGCGATCGTCCGCCATCCCCAAGGATGGCTCGAAGGGGCGTCGGACCCGCGCAGCGACGGCAGCGCCGCGGGATGGTGA
- a CDS encoding Nitric oxide dioxygenase (PFAM: ferredoxin; oxidoreductase FAD/NAD(P)-binding domain protein; MOSC domain containing protein; Oxidoreductase FAD-binding domain protein), whose protein sequence is MNSHSSKVIALSRAMPQMVEMRGRPVQSSIVRDPIPGPLEIVSDGPADNMTAVHTEHMLAFNAEHYDFWAAETGTDRQRWNWAWWGENLTITGVDEESLRVGDIVRIGTAEFRVTSPRIPCFKVAWRIDQPDTILPRMMETGKVGIHLEVLRPGEVSIDDLIEVESPNPENISLAELSRLLLSLSPDDLPSLKRALALPALGAKAAKTVRQRITLIEDRERMRIGRWRGWKPFTVTDIVEETKDIRSFFLTPQDDAPLAPPAAGQFLTVRTERDGEGELVRPWTISGIDLDARHYRLSIKEIDGGAASTRMHRHVAVGDTVMVRPPAGQFVLDRSGFRRVGLVSAGIGVTPMLPMLLAHIERGDNAPPLLWLEVVRNGASHAFRDEVARLLRQVPKLERHIFYTQPAADDRLGIDYDHAGRPTTEQVASLIGAPYPINPFGREVPMPGKETEFYICGPQAFEALTRESLSQLGVKAELIRSETFVTTTSETGEGVVPTVERSTVRFAESGVTAEWHADDGLTLLDLAEAAGLSPLYACRTGVCQSCQCPLRSGEVSYSPVPPIMPASGQVLICCARPASAEMDLAL, encoded by the coding sequence ATGAACAGTCACAGCTCCAAGGTCATAGCCCTCAGCCGCGCGATGCCCCAGATGGTCGAAATGCGCGGCCGTCCCGTGCAAAGCTCCATCGTCCGCGATCCGATACCCGGCCCTCTCGAGATCGTCAGCGACGGGCCGGCAGACAATATGACCGCGGTCCATACCGAACATATGCTTGCCTTCAACGCCGAGCATTATGATTTCTGGGCAGCCGAGACCGGCACCGACCGACAGCGGTGGAACTGGGCGTGGTGGGGCGAGAATCTCACCATTACCGGCGTCGATGAGGAAAGCCTCCGCGTGGGCGATATCGTCCGGATCGGCACCGCCGAGTTCCGGGTCACCTCGCCACGCATCCCCTGCTTCAAGGTCGCCTGGCGGATCGACCAGCCGGACACGATCCTTCCGCGCATGATGGAGACCGGCAAGGTCGGCATCCATCTCGAGGTGCTGCGCCCCGGGGAGGTTTCGATCGACGACCTCATCGAGGTCGAAAGCCCGAACCCGGAGAATATCAGCCTGGCCGAATTGTCGCGCCTGCTGCTCTCGCTGTCCCCGGACGATCTTCCGTCCCTCAAGCGGGCCTTGGCACTGCCCGCCCTTGGGGCCAAGGCGGCGAAGACCGTGCGCCAGCGCATCACGCTCATCGAAGACCGCGAACGCATGCGGATCGGGCGCTGGCGGGGTTGGAAGCCGTTCACCGTCACCGATATCGTCGAGGAAACGAAGGACATCCGTTCCTTCTTCCTCACCCCGCAGGACGACGCCCCCCTGGCGCCGCCGGCCGCCGGCCAGTTCCTGACCGTCAGAACCGAACGGGACGGCGAAGGCGAACTGGTTCGCCCCTGGACGATCAGCGGCATCGATCTCGACGCGCGCCATTATCGGCTGTCGATCAAGGAGATCGATGGCGGCGCGGCGTCCACCCGCATGCACCGACATGTCGCGGTCGGCGACACGGTGATGGTCCGCCCGCCCGCGGGACAGTTCGTCCTCGATCGCTCGGGCTTCCGCAGGGTCGGGCTGGTCAGCGCGGGCATCGGCGTCACCCCGATGCTGCCCATGCTGCTCGCCCATATCGAACGCGGCGACAACGCGCCGCCGCTATTGTGGCTGGAAGTGGTTCGCAACGGCGCCAGCCACGCCTTCAGGGACGAGGTCGCGCGCCTGCTGCGCCAGGTGCCCAAATTGGAACGCCACATCTTCTACACCCAGCCGGCCGCCGATGACCGCCTGGGCATCGATTATGATCACGCCGGACGGCCGACGACGGAGCAGGTGGCATCGCTCATCGGCGCGCCCTATCCGATCAACCCCTTCGGCCGCGAAGTGCCGATGCCGGGCAAGGAAACCGAATTCTATATCTGCGGGCCCCAGGCGTTCGAGGCTCTGACCCGCGAAAGCCTGTCGCAGCTTGGCGTGAAGGCGGAACTCATCCGCTCCGAAACCTTCGTGACGACGACATCGGAGACCGGTGAAGGCGTCGTCCCGACCGTCGAGCGATCGACGGTCCGTTTCGCCGAGTCCGGGGTGACCGCCGAATGGCATGCCGATGACGGGCTGACGCTGCTGGACCTCGCGGAAGCGGCGGGGCTGTCGCCGCTCTACGCGTGCCGGACCGGCGTCTGCCAAAGCTGCCAGTGCCCGCTTCGATCGGGCGAGGTCAGCTATAGCCCGGTGCCGCCCATCATGCCGGCAAGCGGCCAGGTGCTGATCTGCTGCGCGCGCCCAGCCAGCGCCGAGATGGACCTTGCGTTGTAA
- a CDS encoding SNARE associated Golgi protein (PFAM: SNARE associated Golgi protein), with amino-acid sequence MTIFAIPVVIFGDRIEDYLNFERIIFLLKEHGSLAAVAGIAAISADLFIPTPAHAIMTGFGLVHGWFVGGVLASAGTFLAGTIAYWLSRVMGQRAARFIAGEEDMEKLHALFERYGFGAIIISRWIPIVPEVLSCLAGMTRMPHARFALGNLIGSLSVGFFYAGLGDAYGGTPQFALTLSVVLPFLLLPLFLLIAARSRRAA; translated from the coding sequence GTGACGATATTCGCGATACCGGTTGTGATTTTCGGCGACCGAATCGAAGATTATCTGAATTTCGAGAGGATCATTTTTCTGCTCAAGGAGCATGGGTCCCTGGCTGCGGTAGCGGGAATTGCCGCGATTTCGGCCGATCTGTTCATCCCGACGCCGGCACATGCGATCATGACGGGGTTCGGGCTGGTGCATGGCTGGTTCGTCGGCGGCGTCCTGGCGAGTGCCGGGACCTTTCTGGCCGGAACCATCGCCTATTGGCTGTCGCGCGTCATGGGGCAGCGGGCGGCACGGTTCATCGCGGGCGAAGAGGATATGGAGAAGCTTCACGCCCTGTTCGAGCGATATGGCTTCGGCGCGATCATCATCTCGCGCTGGATCCCGATCGTACCGGAAGTGCTGTCCTGCCTGGCCGGCATGACCCGCATGCCGCACGCGCGCTTCGCGCTGGGCAATCTGATCGGGAGCCTCAGCGTGGGTTTCTTCTACGCGGGCTTGGGAGACGCTTATGGCGGGACGCCGCAATTCGCGCTGACCCTGTCGGTCGTCCTGCCGTTCCTCCTGTTGCCGCTGTTCCTTCTCATCGCCGCCCGTTCGCGCCGGGCGGCATAG